In Saccharomyces paradoxus chromosome IV, complete sequence, the DNA window TGATAAGGTCTACTGTTTGTAGTAATGTGTAGGCACAAGAGGCATCTTGGCAAGCTCAATCGGGTAGAATTTATTCCTTACTTGAACAAGTAACTCCGTGCCCTTCTTGTGGTAACCTTTCTGTACATATGCTTGTCCAATATTAATGTTGTTCAAACTTGGAGATGCACTACCTGACGTAACAAGACCTACCTCGGTTTGACCATCGGGCAAGAAGACCTTGACACCATTTCTGGCAGCTGGTCCCTTTTTCAAGTATTTGAATCCGACTCGTATTCTGCTATACGTTTTATTGTTTAGCTGGTCCATTATCTTGGCATATCCATTAAACCAGTACTTTTGATCTAccatatttcttcttgacTTTGAAATTACCCAGTTCAAGGCGGCTTCTACGGGTGTGAtactttcttccaattcatGACCATACAAACACATACCAGCTTCCAATCTTAAACTGTCTCTAGCAGCTAGTCCGATAGGCTTCATTAACGGATTGGCCAAAAGTTGCTCCGCAAACTCAACAGCCTTCTCATTTGCAATGCTTATCTCAAACCCATCTTCACCAGTGTATCCGCCTCTAGCAATTTGAACCAAAGTACCATCTTTTAACGCGAATTCGTGTCTTTGTCCAAAAAATAACTCTTTCAGATCCTTTCCCTGGGCTGTCTTTAATAAAAGTGGTCCCAAAACATCTGTAGCTTTAGGACCCTGTAATGCCAATAGTGACCTACCCTCAATGATTTTCCATTGACAATCTGAAGTAGAGCCATTTTGCAGCTCACTGCGAAGGAACTCAGTATCTCTCTCCGCACAACCAGCATTGGTCACAATATAAAACTCGTTATGGTTTTCTTTCGTGATAATGGTATCGTCTACTACACCACCTTCCGGATTCAATAGAACACTTAAGGTCCCTGACCCTACAGGTAAAGCATTAAAATCTGTTGGCGTTACACGTTGTAGAAATCTAACAGAATGAGGACCAGATAACTTACTTTGTAACATATGGGAAACATCAAATAAACCAGCATTTGTTCTTGTCCAATTATGCGATTCGATATGAGTTTGGCCCTTGTATAGTACGGGCATGGAATAACCTGCATATGGTACCATCGTACCGCCTAATGACACATGAAGATCATGAAGGGcagttttcttcaaagttgAATTGAACCTCTTAAAcaccaattttttgattataGACATTCTTGCTTGTACCAGCCAAGACTCTTTCTGCAGATGTAGACAATGGTTAGTATAATTAGTTTTGATGGATTCACAgtgtttatatatacagTATCTGGCgctgttcttttttgacATAGTCTTTACTCGAGGTAACACGAGTCAGGACTCCCGAGCAGAGTCGCCCTGCTGAAAGAAGTCACAGCGATGTACAAATAGGTGACGCTAGGATCAACGCTAAGAAGAAGCTTAACTTTCAATGAGTATGGTTCTAATGATGTAAGAGTACCTCTCAAGATCCAAGAATGTCAAAAGCGAGGGAAGAGCTAAAATGCGTTGCTTTGTATATGCTTAAACAAATCTATAAACCTGTATGTTAAGTGCGAATAAGAGTCACATTGAAGCGATTTTAAATGGCTAGATGTAGGAAACCACGATCTCATGAGAGATCGTAGTATCTATCTTTCTCCAAGTCCATTGTCTCAGCTTCGAAGTCCCATAAACGTGGGCGTACTTTGTTGTTCGTATTGTTGCCTTCTATTTGGCTTTTAGTATCTTCGATTGCTTTCACTATACCATCCACAAGAACTGCACGCCCCAGATTTTCATTTGTGGAAGGAATGATCAAGTCTGCAAAAGTCCTAGTGGGCTCTATATATTGTTGCATCTCCGGACGTAAATGGTCCATATATTCAGTGATCAGCTGGGCTAGTTGTTCATTGCTCTCCacgttcttcttcttgattaGGCTAATTAACCTTTTATCTGCATCGCTATCCAAGAATACTTTTAATTGGGATATTTCGTTGATGCGTTTATCATATAGCGCATAACAGCCACATACTATTATCAAATCTATTGGGTCTTCGTAGTCATGTTGAATCATATCATTTTGAGAAGTTACAGCATGCTTTTCATAGACCAGATTGAGAATGTTATCAAAATCATAGTCGTTATTATTGTAGCTCTTGATGTTACCTTCTATCATATTGTCTAAATTTATTACCCTTATATTAATAGAGTTATACAGACTTTTGAAGGTGTTTTGTAAGTCCAATGCAATTGCCCCCACGCCAGTAGCATGTCCTCCACCAATAGAAATTACaatccttttttcttcgacaGCTTTCTTGTCCATGCTCTATAATATTTGTCTTGCTACTTGCCAAAGCAGGAAACGAAGTTAAAAAAGGTACCACTTGTAATATAGTCTAGAGAAAgcataaaaagaaattaaatgaCCTGTAAAGGCGGCATTCAATCGATAGTAGGCATTAGGTCTGCTTTTCCTATCAGCCGTTGAGATTTCATGCCGAggtttgaaaattttacttTATGCGATGACCTAGATAATAACGAGGGcccaaagaaaataaaaaaacatgAAGTATACAGAAATATTACATAAGTCTGTATCTCATAAGAGGTACCAAAATTCGTTGActcaaataaataaaccTTAGGGAATAAAAAACACAGTAGACATGTCTTTTAACAGAGAAGAAGACCAAAAACTGAAGTTTAAAACATCGAAAAAACTAAAGGTGTCTTCGAATTTCGAAAGCATGAAGCTGAAAGATGATTTACTTCGAGGAATATATTCATACGGTTTTGAAGCACCATCCTCTATTCAATCGAGAGCTATTACACAGATTATCTCAGGAAAGGATGTTATTGCACAAGCACAATCAGGTACAGGTAAAACGGCAACTTTTACAATCGGCCTTTTACAAGCTATTGATTTAAGGAAGAAAGATTTGCAAGCTCTAATACTATCTCCTACGCGTGAATTGGCAAGCCAAATTGGGCAGGtagtaaaaaatttggGTGATTATATGAATGTCAATGCATTTGCAATGACTGGTGGTAAGACCCTGAAAGACGACctgaagaaaatgcaaaaaCATGGCTGCCAGGTCGTTAGCGGAACACCAGGAAGGGTATTAGACATGATTAAGAGACAAATGTTGCAAACAAGAAACGTTCAAATGCTAGTTTTAGATGAGGCTGATGAGTTATTGAGCGAGACGCTAGGTTTCAAACAACAGATATATGATATCTTTGCTAAATTGCCTAAAAATTGCCAAGTTGTTGTTGTAAGCGCAACAATGAATAAGGACATCTTGGAAGTAACCAGAAAATTTATGAATGATCCCGTTAAAATTCTAGTGAAGCGGGATGAAATATCGCTCGAAGGTATCAAGCAATATATCGTTAATGTTGACAAAGAAGACTGGAAGTTCGATACTCTGTGTGATATATACGATTCTTTGACTATTACACAATGTGTGATATTTTGTAataccaagaaaaaagtagatTGGTTATCCCAGCGGCTTCTTCAATCCAATTTTGCTGTAGTCTCCATGCACGGTGATAtgaaacaagaagaaagagataAAGTAATGAATGATTTCAGAACAGGCCATTCCCGTGTACTGATATCTACGGATGTTTGGGCGCGCGGTATTGATGTTCAACAAGTTTCTTTAGTCATTAACTATGATCTGCCAGaaataatagaaaattACATCCATCGTATCGGTAGAAGTGGTCGATTTGGTAGAAAGGGTGTGGCTATAAACTTCATTACCAAAGCTGACTCAGCAAAACTGagagaaattgaaaaattttattcCATCAAAATAAATCTAATGCCGGCAAATTTTGCAGAATTGTCATAAAATATAGAGAACATATACTTAAATATACAAGTTAAGACAGTCAATGTCGgcttcattttcttcgtcATATAGAATTGGAGATCATTTGTAACTGTTCATTCTGTGTGACATAGAGCTTAATCAGGTCATTCAGACTCAAATCGCGAAGTAAAGGAGACAAATCGCAAAATTGCGAAATCACATCAAGTTCTATGTCCAAGTCCATTCCGAGTTTACCACTGTCAACGCTGAGTTCTTCCCCATCATCATTTGATTTAAAATCATTACTATGTGATGCAAATGTTCTCATTTGATTTTCCTCCAAGCTGAGATTATTTGTTCTATGCGACAAAAGCTCGTATTGGTCGCTGATCAGCGTAATATCCTCAAGAGATCCTGATTCATCTAATTGAACAATTATGACATTTTCGAGTTCATCTTCGTCCTTATCTATTCCTGCCGTCAAAGCGGCATCACTTGAATCTACTATTTCATCGTTGTTATCTTCAAAGATGTACCTAACATTAGTGGGAAACATTGCATAATCACTTCCGTCCGTGCTCTTTGACTCATTATTGTATGCTGATTGATTGTTGTTGATGGGACCCTTGCTATTTTtaacattttcttctaatCTGTGCTTGACGTTCTTATCATAAACAGTAACTGTAACGTTCATTCCTGTTCACAGACATCTCCAGCATGTTTAACAGTgacttaaaaaaaaaaaggaatacAATGTTATCCTGGGCAATGACGGCCCTTACTATGGAGATGAACTTccaattattattttttacgaaaaaaaatttgatccAACCGAGGTTCGAACTCGGGATCTTCGCCGTGTAAAGGCGACGTCTTGAACCACTGGACCATTGGACCTAAAACCCATTGAAGGTAGTAAATTACAGCATCCCATATTAGCTTCCCCATATTAGTTATAACTAGAAGATGCAACTTCCTACGAGATTAGTACGTTTATCATTAAAATGACCTATTTAAGGCATGTTCGCCTATACTATGTTGAAagtgttggaatgaaattctaatatcatctatttagtagtatgttattgagaattatgtgggtaattagataattgttgggattccattgttactaaaggctataatattaggtacACAGAATATACcagaagttctcctcggTGATATAGGAATacacaaaagggaatcgatagttctacatagtgttattaccttatcttctttccttttatatgttgtcattcattatcctattacattatcaatccttgcatttcagcttccattagattgataatgtaataggaaaatgaatgacaacgtataaaaggaaagaagataaagtaataacaccatgtagaactatcgattcccttttgtggattcctatatcccCGAGGaaaacttctagtatattctgtgTACCTATATCATAGCCTTTAagaacaatggaatcccaataattatctaattattcacccaattctcaGAAAGTGtgttttttcctttctctatttatattatattatgcttgaagttcaaaaaaCCAGGTTTATTCTGCAGCTGTTTCCGATTATTGCTGATGATTCCACCCAAGAATGCAAATGTGTGATCGGAAACGTTTTATTATACGCATCGATTTCCAATACTTGATTTGGCGATAAAGTGTAGCGTGGTGAATTGCTTATAGATTACTTATATGGATGGACATTCTATTTAAACTTTCCCCTTAAAGTATTGTCTGCAGAACGAAAAGAGTTCCTACGTTTACACTTAGAGCAAATGCAAAAATACATGGTCACAACTTAACAAGGTACCACTGGGTTGTCAAGTCAGACAGATTCAAATTATATGATCGGTTTGCTTTGTCGTAACGTTTACCTGTTGAAAATGTGGTTAGAAGCGAGCCCGCAGATTTTCGAGGCAGATTTCAACAAATAACCTAACCTGTTATAAATCGTCGCTACCGTTATTTTATTAACACTTTGGTTCTTAATTATCCCTCATGTagatcaaagaaaaaaatcacgtggtgagaaaaaaaattttttgtcaTTTCTTCGAATCAGCACGatgaaatttgaaagacAGCagaaaattagaaaatatcGATACGATTGCAATGTACTATAAATATTACAATTTCGTGAACTGGCACAAGATAAACTGTAGAATTAAAAATGTTGGACATCAACCAATTCATCGAAGATAAGGGCGGTAACCCAGAACTAATCAGACAATCTCAGAAAGCTAGAAATGCTAGTGTTGAAATTGTCGACGAAATCATTTCCGACTACAAAGATTGGGTCAAAACAAGATTCGAATTAGACGAattgaacaagaaattcAACAAACTTCAAAAGGATATTGGTTTGAAgttcaagaacaaagaagacGCTTCTGAATTATTGgctgaaaaggaaaagttaACCCAACACAAGAAGGAATTGACTGAAAAGGAGCAACAAGAAGATAAGgacttgaagaaaaaggttttCCAAGTAGGCAATATTGTTCACCCATCCGTTGTTGTTtccaatgatgaagaaaacaatgaattGGTTCGTACTTGGAAACCAGAAGATTTAGAAGCCGTTGGTCCCATTGCTTCTGTAACTGGTAAACCAGCTAGTTTATCCCATCACGAAATCTTGTTGAGATTAGATGGATATGATCCAGACCGTGGTGTGAAGATCTGTGGTCACAGAGGTTATTTCTTTAGAAACTACGGTGTTTTCTTGAACCAAGCTTTGATTAACTATGGTTTACAGTTCTTAGCTGCTAAGGGTTATATCCCATTGCAAGCTCCAGTTATGATGAACAAAGAACTTATGTCAAAAACTGCTCAACTATCTGAATTCGATGAAGAGTTATACAAAGTTATCGATGGggatgatgaaaaataccTAATTGCTACTTCAGAACAACCTATCTCCGCTTACCACAGTGGCGAATGGTTTGAAAAACCGCAAGAGCAATTACCTATTCATTACGTCGGCTACTCTTCTTGTTTCCGTAGAGAAGCTGGTTCTCACGGTAAAGATGCTTGGGGTGTCTTCAGAGTTCatgcttttgaaaaaattgaacaatttgTCATAACTGAACCTGAAAAATCTTGGGAAGAGTTTGAAAAGATGATTTCTTATTCTGAGGAATTTTACAAGTCCTTGAAGTTACCATACCGTATCGTTGGTATTGTCTCCGGTGAGTTAAACAATGCAGCTGCTAAAAAGTACGACTTAGAAGCCTGGTTCCCATACCAAAAGGAGTACAAAGAACTTGTCTCTTGCTCGAATTGTACTGATTATCAATCAAGAAACTTGGAAATTAGATGCggtataaaaaaaatgggtgACAGAGAAAAGAAGTATGTGCACTGTTTGAATTCCACTTTGGCTGCTACTCAAAGAGCTTTGTGCTGTATTTTGGAGAACTACCAAACTGAGGATGGTTTAGTTGTTCCAGAAGTTTTGAGAAAGTACATTCCAGGTGAACCAGAATTTTTGCCATTCGTCAATGAGTTACCAAAGAATTCTACCTCTAGtaaagacaagaaaaagaagaattaagTATAGCGTATCATGAATGTCGTATATATGTCGTTTCTGTTCTGCtaatcttttttaaatatattttcCATGATAGCTCCATAGTCTTATATACATGGTTgcataataaaataaataaataatgagCCTTTACCAACCGATAGTGTTGATTAGACATATCAATTGTTACATAAAGAAAGTTTGCTTAGCAACCCAAGACAAATAGTTCCTTTATAACCCAGACCTTTCATATTTTTACACCCACTCACTAAGAAAcactttcctttttttttctcacaTTTTCAAGAATGTTTTACGGTTACGCGGCACTTTTCCCTGTAAATAATGTTTCCTTGTAGAGGCAATTCCAGGCTCACCGAAGTAAGTCGACGTTGGATGGACTCTCCGATGCCTCTGTTTTCTGCCTAAGTTTACTGTTCACGCACTTGGCCTGGCGGACTTCCCTCCTCCTAGGAAGTCTTCCACAATTGTGCACTTTTTCAAGATGATAGACTTTAACGGTGCCGTCTAAAAAATGGTATACCTGTATTGTCATTTCATATAGTGATTTGCTTTTTAAAACATCGAGAAGGAATTTAAGCAACCAGCAAGATGTCTACTGAATTAACCGTTCAATCCGAGAGAGCTTTCCAAAAGGTATGACTTCAGCGATAATGTATCAAAAGgatttaaagaaattttacCAACAATAACTTCGCCgagatatatataaattgTCAGGGGAAGTGTTTAGGATTAGATGAGAATTTAGCAAATCTCCCAACAAATTCTTAGCATGCTTACTCTTACGACTAATGGAATCTGCTACGAAACTTAATCATGTTTCCATTCAGTAACAACAAAACCAGCGGCACCGAAGGCTTGAAGAGGTTAAGGATAAATTCATACAGATTTAATTTCGTTTACAATGGATTATTGAGTAAAATTTCTCCTTGTTATTTCACATTTGCGAATAACTTACTAACTTTTGtatcattcttttttttagcaaCCACACATCTTCAACAACCCAAAGGTCAAGACTTCCAAGAGAACCAAGAGATGGTATAAAAATGCCGGTTTGGGATTCAAGACCCCAAAGACTGCTATCGAGGGCTCCTACATTGACAAGAAATGTCCATTCACTGGTTTAGTTTCCATCCGTGGTAAGATCTTGACCGGTACTGTCGTCTCCACCAAGATGCACCGTACCATCGTCATCAGAAGAGCTTACTTGCATTACATTCCTAAGTACAACAGATACGAAAAGAGACACAAGAACGTCCCAGTTCATGTTTCCCCAGCTTTCCGTGTCCAAGTTGGTGACATCGTTACCGTCGGCCAATGTAGACCAATCTCCAAGACTGTTAGATTTAACGTCGTCAAGGTCTCTGCTGCTACCGGTAAGGCTAACAAACAATTTGCTAAATTTTAAACTGTATAAATCGGTATAAAACTTACGTAACTGTTTATTTTATAATTATTTGTATAATGTactaaaaatataaattcaATAATCTCCACTTCTGCAAGAAGCAAATGTACCTTGAAGTGAATACTTCACCTTATGATGAAAGGcagttttttatttttcctcatttttgaaaacggTAAATGCACTTTATCTATTGGGCCCAAATATATCTTGTGAAAGTGTCCTTCTTAATTCATTGGTTCTAACAATAACTCGATTGTGTCAGCTGTCGACCTTTCTTTGAAGTCTTGAACCTTTTCTCTCATCTGCTCGTAACATAATCTTAGCTCAAGACCAGTCCGGGGAGATCCTGGCTTAGAGGCAGCTATACTATTCCAGTCGATATTCGAATAAGATGCTTTAGATAGCTGGCTCAACTTTTCTAACAGCCACTTCCTTTCAGAAAAAGGAATACTTATCATGTTTCTTGCTGCTTCATCCGTCACTAATTTATTCCATTTATAGCGGCATTGTATTCGGGATCTCGTTCCGCTCATGCGTTCACTGACCACAGTCCAATTAATCATATCTTTGAAGGTAGGATTATCGCTAATCCTCTTTCCCTTTGGACCCCTGGTATACATTTGATTGTATTCATCACTTTTGTTCACAGCCTCCAATGCTTTCATCCCTTGGTATTGGTGTGCTTCTTCAATCATTTCATTCACAACGGTAGTCAGCAactgttcttcttctttcgaCCATCTTTTAGAGCCCCTCTTTGAACCACACTTCATATAATTTCTCCAACGGTCTCTACAATCTTCAGGCATTCTGCCTAACGATTTGCCTACCTCCGTCCAATGACCCTCCTTTTCTAAACATAATCTTGCCAATTCTTGATCTTCCTCCGGCGTCCACTTCCCACGTTGTTCGAaaatatgatattttcttcttatatGTTTATATATTGAGGACCTTGTTCTATAAGGCAAAACTTTGCTGATATTTGCCCAAAACCCATCTCTAATGACCCCGTCTGTAGACCAAATTCTCTCACACATGTGGCGTCTATCCAGGTCTCTTATTTTCATGTATTCTTCGATAAACTGGTCCAAAGCATCTTCCTCGCTGGAAGTGAACTTCTTACCCACGGATTTTGTGATAGCACCATCGACTGCAGAGGCTTTCACAATATCAGATCGCAGCAATGCAGTATCTCCCTTGTTTTCCTCTAGTGTTAATGTTGATTCACCTAATTTAATACCCTTTTCGGGTGTCTTTGGAGTGCGTTTTATGTAGCTACCGTCATTTGGAATTCCCTCTAAATCGGTATAAATCCTAACTAGCGTGCTGCTATTGTTATCAAagttgttttctttattattatcgtcAACCTCTGACGATTTATTTGGGTGTTTAACCAGGTATGTCTTTTCAGCATCAACATACTTATCAAAAGCTGTTTCAGCAATGAGATCATCAGGTGAGAatgctgctgttgttatAGCATCGTCTAGTGTAGTTAACTCCGGATCAAGGaccatttttatttttgcttttctttctttggaGTTTTTTGATTTACGGTACTTCTTCCCCTCTGATCTACTGTTAAAAGATCGTTTATGGTTGCTCCTCTTGTCTTTTTCCCTTATTGAGTTGTTGTATGCGGCGGCAATGGCCGCTACAGCAACAGAATCTGGTTCTATGTCACCCTCTTTACGTGAATCGTTTGTGTCCGATGCTTTCAAATACCAATCTATGTTGGTATCCTTGTCTTCACGagaaattttcaaaccgtgttttttcttcttatgtttctttgatttcttcttgatctTTTTAACGTGGTCTTTTAAGTCGACTCCCACATACTTTAGTACTGCTTCTTCTACTGATTCCTTTGGGTCATTATCGTTCTGGAAGTTTGCGTTCGTAGAACTTGATGTGCTATCCATTCTATTTCTATCTTTCTTGACGCAGACTAGAAACAGCTGCTTGCTCTATGGACCAAATTTATTCTGCGCCAACTGTGTCGTAAACGGTACTATACTAAAAATTGTAGGCGATGAGTTGTGAAGCAACTGGCAGGATACTTGGAGCGCGTTGTTGTAGTTTCAGCAAAAGGTATTTTTTACTGCATATTTGAGACCTTTGATCTCGCTCGATCTTTGCTCgatctttttttgaccGCCCAGGTCcggaaaaataatacatGGATAATATCCAAAAAGCGGAATTCCTTAGAGAATATAACATCGAAGATTCGTTAGTGTGAGAAAGTAAATAATAGTACATAGCTTGagatttaatttttctttatcatttttatacAGGTGGTGGTGGGGCGTTGGCCATGTATATCTTATTAGATGAGGCCTGATATTGCCCCAATAGAGTTGTATAATGACTCGGGTCAAACGGCTCAAAGTCCCTGCTAGAGTTGGAAAGCCTTTgataaaatctttgaacGATAATTACAAACTCAGCGAGACAGTCCAATGACTCTCCCATGATAGACAAGTTTCTACCCGTTTTTAAAAGTGAGTTTCCAGGTTGTGTGACAGATGCCATGGCGCTACTGTTATAGTATTGCAGCACGTCATAGCACAACTTCTCAAAATTTGGTAGATATATAGAGGGAAGGTTGATTGAAAGAACCATCAGCTCCTTAATAACTTCAATGGTAGCCAGTAAAGAACTACTGGCCACAAAAGTTTTATCGCCAACAACAACCGATTTCCTATGACCTTGGGATGTTCCGTCTCcttcatcttttcttttgccttCGCTTTCGTCATCTTCGCAAGCACGAGAACCTTCTATCATATCTAAAATAGCTGTCCAACTCAATGGGTCTATGTCTATACTCGATACAATATCGTTAACATCACTTTGGATAGAGGAGTCGACGATATATGGAATCCATTTCTCGGcatcgatttttttttttatagtaCGGTAGTTTTTTGAGCTTTGTGCACTTGCATAATGCTTGATCTGAGATGCTAAAACATTACTTAAATATTTCGTTAAAAATTCACCACTTAATACTTCACATtcttgaataaaaataacaCATATGgcataaaatttcaagaaataatcATACCGTAGAGATAAGTTCAATTCTCTTCTTACGGCAATAATCTTACCAGTACGCAATTGAATAATTCTAATTATTTCGTTGATGCCAGTACGTATATCCAGTTGCGTAATCATGTTGTGCTGGTT includes these proteins:
- the GCV1 gene encoding glycine decarboxylase subunit T (T subunit of the mitochondrial glycine decarboxylase complex~similar to YDR019C), producing MSIIKKLVFKRFNSTLKKTALHDLHVSLGGTMVPYAGYSMPVLYKGQTHIESHNWTRTNAGLFDVSHMLQSKLSGPHSVRFLQRVTPTDFNALPVGSGTLSVLLNPEGGVVDDTIITKENHNEFYIVTNAGCAERDTEFLRSELQNGSTSDCQWKIIEGRSLLALQGPKATDVLGPLLLKTAQGKDLKELFFGQRHEFALKDGTLVQIARGGYTGEDGFEISIANEKAVEFAEQLLANPLMKPIGLAARDSLRLEAGMCLYGHELEESITPVEAALNWVISKSRRNMVDQKYWFNGYAKIMDQLNNKTYSRIRVGFKYLKKGPAARNGVKVFLPDGQTEVGLVTSGSASPSLNNINIGQAYVQKGYHKKGTELLVQVRNKFYPIELAKMPLVPTHYYKQ
- the DAS2 gene encoding putative uridine kinase DAS2 (similar to YDR020C), which codes for MDKKAVEEKRIVISIGGGHATGVGAIALDLQNTFKSLYNSINIRVINLDNMIEGNIKSYNNNDYDFDNILNLVYEKHAVTSQNDMIQHDYEDPIDLIIVCGCYALYDKRINEISQLKVFLDSDADKRLISLIKKKNVESNEQLAQLITEYMDHLRPEMQQYIEPTRTFADLIIPSTNENLGRAVLVDGIVKAIEDTKSQIEGNNTNNKVRPRLWDFEAETMDLEKDRYYDLS
- the FAL1 gene encoding ATP-dependent RNA helicase FAL1 (Nucleolar protein required for maturation of 18S rRNA~similar to YDR021W); this translates as MSFNREEDQKLKFKTSKKLKVSSNFESMKLKDDLLRGIYSYGFEAPSSIQSRAITQIISGKDVIAQAQSGTGKTATFTIGLLQAIDLRKKDLQALILSPTRELASQIGQVVKNLGDYMNVNAFAMTGGKTLKDDLKKMQKHGCQVVSGTPGRVLDMIKRQMLQTRNVQMLVLDEADELLSETLGFKQQIYDIFAKLPKNCQVVVVSATMNKDILEVTRKFMNDPVKILVKRDEISLEGIKQYIVNVDKEDWKFDTLCDIYDSLTITQCVIFCNTKKKVDWLSQRLLQSNFAVVSMHGDMKQEERDKVMNDFRTGHSRVLISTDVWARGIDVQQVSLVINYDLPEIIENYIHRIGRSGRFGRKGVAINFITKADSAKLREIEKFYSIKINLMPANFAELS
- the ATG31 gene encoding Atg31p (Autophagy-specific protein required for autophagosome formation~similar to YDR022C); protein product: MNVTVTVYDKNVKHRLEENVKNSKGPINNNQSAYNNESKSTDGSDYAMFPTNVRYIFEDNNDEIVDSSDAALTAGIDKDEDELENVIIVQLDESGSLEDITLISDQYELLSHRTNNLSLEENQMRTFASHSNDFKSNDDGEELSVDSGKLGMDLDIELDVISQFCDLSPLLRDLSLNDLIKLYVTQNEQLQMISNSI
- the SES1 gene encoding serine--tRNA ligase SES1 (Cytosolic seryl-tRNA synthetase~similar to YDR023W) is translated as MLDINQFIEDKGGNPELIRQSQKARNASVEIVDEIISDYKDWVKTRFELDELNKKFNKLQKDIGLKFKNKEDASELLAEKEKLTQHKKELTEKEQQEDKDLKKKVFQVGNIVHPSVVVSNDEENNELVRTWKPEDLEAVGPIASVTGKPASLSHHEILLRLDGYDPDRGVKICGHRGYFFRNYGVFLNQALINYGLQFLAAKGYIPLQAPVMMNKELMSKTAQLSEFDEELYKVIDGDDEKYLIATSEQPISAYHSGEWFEKPQEQLPIHYVGYSSCFRREAGSHGKDAWGVFRVHAFEKIEQFVITEPEKSWEEFEKMISYSEEFYKSLKLPYRIVGIVSGELNNAAAKKYDLEAWFPYQKEYKELVSCSNCTDYQSRNLEIRCGIKKMGDREKKYVHCLNSTLAATQRALCCILENYQTEDGLVVPEVLRKYIPGEPEFLPFVNELPKNSTSSKDKKKKN
- the RPS11A gene encoding 40S ribosomal protein uS17 (Protein component of the small (40S) ribosomal subunit~similar to YDR025W), which gives rise to MSTELTVQSERAFQKQPHIFNNPKVKTSKRTKRWYKNAGLGFKTPKTAIEGSYIDKKCPFTGLVSIRGKILTGTVVSTKMHRTIVIRRAYLHYIPKYNRYEKRHKNVPVHVSPAFRVQVGDIVTVGQCRPISKTVRFNVVKVSAATGKANKQFAKF
- the NSI1 gene encoding Nsi1p (RNA polymerase I termination factor~similar to YDR026C), with protein sequence MDSTSSSTNANFQNDNDPKESVEEAVLKYVGVDLKDHVKKIKKKSKKHKKKKHGLKISREDKDTNIDWYLKASDTNDSRKEGDIEPDSVAVAAIAAAYNNSIREKDKRSNHKRSFNSRSEGKKYRKSKNSKERKAKIKMVLDPELTTLDDAITTAAFSPDDLIAETAFDKYVDAEKTYLVKHPNKSSEVDDNNKENNFDNNSSTLVRIYTDLEGIPNDGSYIKRTPKTPEKGIKLGESTLTLEENKGDTALLRSDIVKASAVDGAITKSVGKKFTSSEEDALDQFIEEYMKIRDLDRRHMCERIWSTDGVIRDGFWANISKVLPYRTRSSIYKHIRRKYHIFEQRGKWTPEEDQELARLCLEKEGHWTEVGKSLGRMPEDCRDRWRNYMKCGSKRGSKRWSKEEEQLLTTVVNEMIEEAHQYQGMKALEAVNKSDEYNQMYTRGPKGKRISDNPTFKDMINWTVVSERMSGTRSRIQCRYKWNKLVTDEAARNMISIPFSERKWLLEKLSQLSKASYSNIDWNSIAASKPGSPRTGLELRLCYEQMREKVQDFKERSTADTIELLLEPMN